The following are from one region of the Saccharomyces kudriavzevii IFO 1802 strain IFO1802 genome assembly, chromosome: 12 genome:
- the RSA3 gene encoding Rsa3p (similar to Saccharomyces cerevisiae RSA3 (YLR221C); ancestral locus Anc_8.436): MSAGDISAVNTKSAKKSRRRKKRRTADVSSSDSSSSSSSSSSENESEENITESAKDGVSENGKAGHDPLKVNGENGDEDVEMEVSDVELSDEESKDLKPNFKEVIDDSTKISLSKLTEPSRSQNKESFMNTSKIAENIKLARGEYNELAENFTPKGKEKSKLREQYLNLLFMNYGDDINRLRSAPDFTNKSLSILADALDEGIGMFDIGELESVLKKKEIEK; the protein is encoded by the coding sequence ATGTCAGCAGGAGATATATCAGCTGTAAATACTAAATCCgccaaaaaaagcagaaggagaaagaagagaagaacaGCAGACGTTTCATCGTCAgattcatcgtcatcgtcgtcatcatcatcgtcagAAAAcgaaagtgaagaaaacataACAGAAAGTGCCAAAGATGGTGTTAGTGAAAATGGCAAAGCAGGGCATGATCCCCTAAAGGTTAATGGCGAAAATGGAGATGAAGACGTCGAAATGGAAGTTTCCGATGTCGAGCTATCGGACGAAGAAAGCAAAGATTTGAAGCCAAACTTCAAGGAAGTGATAGATGATTCCaccaaaatttctttgagcAAACTTACAGAACCTTCAAGATCTCAAAATAAAGAGAGTTTCATGAATACATCGAAAATTGCCGAAAATATCAAGCTTGCAAGAGGAGAATACAACGAGTTGGCAGAAAATTTCACACCAAaagggaaagaaaagagcaAACTAAGGGAACagtatttgaatttacTGTTCATGAACTATGGGGATGACATCAATCGTCTCAGATCCGCCCCAGATTTTACGAATAAATCATTATCCATCTTGGCGGATGCTCTGGATGAAGGCATAGGAATGTTTGACATTGGTGAACTAGAATCggtactgaaaaaaaaagaaattgagaaGTAA